A DNA window from Zingiber officinale cultivar Zhangliang chromosome 3A, Zo_v1.1, whole genome shotgun sequence contains the following coding sequences:
- the LOC122053603 gene encoding phosphatidylinositol 4-phosphate 5-kinase 6-like isoform X3: MYKEHRRQQNIAKSWESAVRKAQQVYQAGSRRRVCQVSPMSADDDSASTSSRGWGDDSSIAASTETEEEELYRAELVLPSGDYYSGQWSGGVPHGAGKLLWTDGCMYEGEWRRGKITGRGKFSWPSGSTYEGEFKAGFMDGFGIFTGASSDTYWGNWSMNLKHGHGKKSYSNGDYYDGEWRSGLQDGHGRYVWSSGAEYVGQWVAGLIHNRGTLISANGSRYDGGWEDGCPKGNGSYWWPDGSLYVGVWTKDDAGIQQGVYHPSSTATTPTARDPQEAFSADLRECKIAPGESVSVLPSQKVLNWSDVEMWRPSSSSSDRPQRRASVDISGHGGAPRRSNGRTHTVIGEIPLDVAKDDIASSRLHETEAKLASRPPRRSWAPPRPPKKQGETITKGHKNYELMLNLQLGIRHAVGKQGHTQAELKSSAFDPKEKVWTKFPSEGSKHTPPHQSCEFKWKDYCPLVFRTLCRLFKVDPADYMLSLCGNDALRELSSPGKSGSFFYLTNDDKYMIKTMKKSEVKVLLRMLPAYYSYVRKFEKSLVTKFFGLHCVKLTGAAQKKVRFVIMENLFCSEFAIHRRFDLKGSSHGRMTSKPESEINENTTLKDLDLNFIFRLHRSWFQEFQRQIDRDCEFLEQERIMDYSLLVGVHFRYSRETSSSEAQVSPLFISCCQCRRSRNVRLGLNMSAKAELTARRTDGEPQLIGEPTGEFFDVVLIFGIIDILQDYDISKKLEHAYKSIQHDPSSISAVDPKQYSRRFRDFVYRAFQEDNT, from the exons ATGTACAAAGAGCACCGGCGGCAGCAGAACATCGCCAAGTCGTGGGAGTCAGCGGTCCGCAAAGCGCAGCAGGTGTACCAGGCCGGCAGCCGGCGCCGGGTCTGCCAGGTGTCCCCCATGTCCGCAGACGACGACTCTGCATCCACCTCCTCCCGCGGCTGGGGTGATGACTCCTCGATTGCGGCGTCGACGGAGACGGAGGAGGAGGAGCTCTACCGAGCCGAGCTCGTCCTCCCCAGCGGCGACTACTACTCCGGCCAGTGGTCCGGCGGCGTCCCCCACGGCGCTGGCAAGCTCCTCTGGACCGACGGGTGTATGTACGAGGGCGAGTGGCGGCGCGGGAAAATCACCGGCCGCGGGAAGTTCTCCTGGCCGTCGGGGTCGACCTACGAGGGGGAGTTCAAGGCCGGATTCATGGACGGCTTCGGCATCTTCACCGGCGCCAGCAGCGACACCTACTGGGGCAACTGGTCCATGAACCTCAAGCACGGACACGGCAAGAAATCCTATTCCAACGGGGACTACTACGACGGCGAGTGGCGCTCCGGCCTCCAGGACGGCCACGGCCGGTACGTGTGGAGCAGCGGGGCGGAGTACGTAGGGCAGTGGGTGGCCGGCCTCATCCACAACCGCGGTACCCTCATCTCCGCCAATGGCAGCCGGTACGACGGCGGGTGGGAAGACGGGTGTCCCAAGGGCAACGGCAGCTACTGGTGGCCAGATGGCAGCCTCTACGTCGGAGTATGGACCAAGGACGACGCCGGAATCCAGCAGGGCGTGTACCACCCATCGTCGACGGCGACCACCCCCACCGCCCGGGACCCACAGGAAGCCTTCTCGGCCGACCTCCGCGAGTGCAAGATCGCTCCGGGGGAGAGCGTGTCCGTGCTCCCCTCACAGAAGGTCCTCAACTGGTCGGACGTCGAGATGTGGCggccgtcgtcgtcgtcgtcggacCGCCCGCAAAGGCGGGCGTCAGTGGACATCAGCGGCCACGGCGGGGCGCCCAGAAGGTCCAACGGGAGGACCCATACCGTCATCGGGGAGATCCCGTTGGACgtcgcgaaggatgacattgccAGCTCCCGGCTGCATGAGACAGAGGCCAAACTAGCTTCCCGGCCGCCGCGCAGGTCGTGGGCGCCGCCGAGGCCGCCGAAGAAGCAAGGAGAGACCATCACCAAAGGCCACAAGAACTACGAGCTCATGCTCAATCTCCAACTCGGCATCAG ACATGCAGTAGGCAAACAAGGCCACACTCAAGCCGAGCTGAAATCGTCGGCCTTCGATCCGAAAGAGAAAGTGTGGACCAAGTTTCCATCTGAAGGATCAAAGCACACACCTCCACATCAATCTTGTGAATTCAAGTGGAAAGACTACTGCCCTTTGGTGTTCAG GACACTTTGCAGGCTGTTCAAAGTAGATCCAGCTGATTATATGTTGTCTCTCTGCGGAAACGATGCACTCAGAGAACTCTCATCTCCTGGGAAGAGTGGAAGTTTCTTCTACTTGACTAACGATGACAAATACATGATCAAGACAATGAAGAAATCTGAAGTAAAA GTCCTTTTGAGAATGCTCCCGGCGTACTACAGCTACGTGAGGAAATTCGAGAAGAGTTTGGTGACCAAGTTTTTTGGCCTTCACTGTGTGAAGTTAACTGGGGCTGCACAGAAGAAG GTCCGTTTCGTTATCATGGAGAACTTGTTTTGCTCCGAGTTTGCCATTCATAGGCGCTTCGACCTCAAAGGATCTTCCCATGGCCGCATGACCAGTAAGCCGGAGTCGGAGATCAACGAAAACACCACCTTAAAAGATCTCGATCTTAACTTCATTTTCCGACTACACCGATCTTGGTTTCAAGAGTTCCAAAG GCAAATTGACAGGGATTGTGAATTTCTTGAGCAAGAAAGGATCATGGATTACAGTCTCCTGGTCGGTGTCCATTTTCGATACTCGAGAGAGACCTCTTCATCTGAAG CTCAAGTGTCACCATTGTTCATCTCTTGCTGTCAATGTCGTAGGTCGAGAAACGTTCGGCTAGGCCTGAACATGTCTGCGAAGGCTGAATTAACTGCCAGGAGGACCGACGGCGAGCCCCAACTGATCGGAGAACCCACAGGGGAATTCTTCGACGTAGTCTTGATCTTCGGCATTATCGACATACTACAAGACTACGATATCAGTAAAAAGCTCGAGCACGCGTACAAGTCCATTCAGCATGATCCATCCTCCATATCCGCTGTCGATCCAAAGCAATACTCGAGGCGTTTTCGAGATTTTGTATACAGAGCTTTCCAAGAGGACAATACTTAG
- the LOC122053603 gene encoding phosphatidylinositol 4-phosphate 5-kinase 6-like isoform X2 — MYKEHRRQQNIAKSWESAVRKAQQVYQAGSRRRVCQVSPMSADDDSASTSSRGWGDDSSIAASTETEEEELYRAELVLPSGDYYSGQWSGGVPHGAGKLLWTDGCMYEGEWRRGKITGRGKFSWPSGSTYEGEFKAGFMDGFGIFTGASSDTYWGNWSMNLKHGHGKKSYSNGDYYDGEWRSGLQDGHGRYVWSSGAEYVGQWVAGLIHNRGTLISANGSRYDGGWEDGCPKGNGSYWWPDGSLYVGVWTKDDAGIQQGVYHPSSTATTPTARDPQEAFSADLRECKIAPGESVSVLPSQKVLNWSDVEMWRPSSSSSDRPQRRASVDISGHGGAPRRSNGRTHTVIGEIPLDVAKDDIASSRLHETEAKLASRPPRRSWAPPRPPKKQGETITKGHKNYELMLNLQLGIRHAVGKQGHTQAELKSSAFDPKEKVWTKFPSEGSKHTPPHQSCEFKWKDYCPLVFRTLCRLFKVDPADYMLSLCGNDALRELSSPGKSGSFFYLTNDDKYMIKTMKKSEVKVLLRMLPAYYSYVRKFEKSLVTKFFGLHCVKLTGAAQKKVRFVIMENLFCSEFAIHRRFDLKGSSHGRMTSKPESEINENTTLKDLDLNFIFRLHRSWFQEFQRQIDRDCEFLEQERIMDYSLLVGVHFRYSRETSSSEEATIQLSKLEKDQFLSDSNRSRNVRLGLNMSAKAELTARRTDGEPQLIGEPTGEFFDVVLIFGIIDILQDYDISKKLEHAYKSIQHDPSSISAVDPKQYSRRFRDFVYRAFQEDNT, encoded by the exons ATGTACAAAGAGCACCGGCGGCAGCAGAACATCGCCAAGTCGTGGGAGTCAGCGGTCCGCAAAGCGCAGCAGGTGTACCAGGCCGGCAGCCGGCGCCGGGTCTGCCAGGTGTCCCCCATGTCCGCAGACGACGACTCTGCATCCACCTCCTCCCGCGGCTGGGGTGATGACTCCTCGATTGCGGCGTCGACGGAGACGGAGGAGGAGGAGCTCTACCGAGCCGAGCTCGTCCTCCCCAGCGGCGACTACTACTCCGGCCAGTGGTCCGGCGGCGTCCCCCACGGCGCTGGCAAGCTCCTCTGGACCGACGGGTGTATGTACGAGGGCGAGTGGCGGCGCGGGAAAATCACCGGCCGCGGGAAGTTCTCCTGGCCGTCGGGGTCGACCTACGAGGGGGAGTTCAAGGCCGGATTCATGGACGGCTTCGGCATCTTCACCGGCGCCAGCAGCGACACCTACTGGGGCAACTGGTCCATGAACCTCAAGCACGGACACGGCAAGAAATCCTATTCCAACGGGGACTACTACGACGGCGAGTGGCGCTCCGGCCTCCAGGACGGCCACGGCCGGTACGTGTGGAGCAGCGGGGCGGAGTACGTAGGGCAGTGGGTGGCCGGCCTCATCCACAACCGCGGTACCCTCATCTCCGCCAATGGCAGCCGGTACGACGGCGGGTGGGAAGACGGGTGTCCCAAGGGCAACGGCAGCTACTGGTGGCCAGATGGCAGCCTCTACGTCGGAGTATGGACCAAGGACGACGCCGGAATCCAGCAGGGCGTGTACCACCCATCGTCGACGGCGACCACCCCCACCGCCCGGGACCCACAGGAAGCCTTCTCGGCCGACCTCCGCGAGTGCAAGATCGCTCCGGGGGAGAGCGTGTCCGTGCTCCCCTCACAGAAGGTCCTCAACTGGTCGGACGTCGAGATGTGGCggccgtcgtcgtcgtcgtcggacCGCCCGCAAAGGCGGGCGTCAGTGGACATCAGCGGCCACGGCGGGGCGCCCAGAAGGTCCAACGGGAGGACCCATACCGTCATCGGGGAGATCCCGTTGGACgtcgcgaaggatgacattgccAGCTCCCGGCTGCATGAGACAGAGGCCAAACTAGCTTCCCGGCCGCCGCGCAGGTCGTGGGCGCCGCCGAGGCCGCCGAAGAAGCAAGGAGAGACCATCACCAAAGGCCACAAGAACTACGAGCTCATGCTCAATCTCCAACTCGGCATCAG ACATGCAGTAGGCAAACAAGGCCACACTCAAGCCGAGCTGAAATCGTCGGCCTTCGATCCGAAAGAGAAAGTGTGGACCAAGTTTCCATCTGAAGGATCAAAGCACACACCTCCACATCAATCTTGTGAATTCAAGTGGAAAGACTACTGCCCTTTGGTGTTCAG GACACTTTGCAGGCTGTTCAAAGTAGATCCAGCTGATTATATGTTGTCTCTCTGCGGAAACGATGCACTCAGAGAACTCTCATCTCCTGGGAAGAGTGGAAGTTTCTTCTACTTGACTAACGATGACAAATACATGATCAAGACAATGAAGAAATCTGAAGTAAAA GTCCTTTTGAGAATGCTCCCGGCGTACTACAGCTACGTGAGGAAATTCGAGAAGAGTTTGGTGACCAAGTTTTTTGGCCTTCACTGTGTGAAGTTAACTGGGGCTGCACAGAAGAAG GTCCGTTTCGTTATCATGGAGAACTTGTTTTGCTCCGAGTTTGCCATTCATAGGCGCTTCGACCTCAAAGGATCTTCCCATGGCCGCATGACCAGTAAGCCGGAGTCGGAGATCAACGAAAACACCACCTTAAAAGATCTCGATCTTAACTTCATTTTCCGACTACACCGATCTTGGTTTCAAGAGTTCCAAAG GCAAATTGACAGGGATTGTGAATTTCTTGAGCAAGAAAGGATCATGGATTACAGTCTCCTGGTCGGTGTCCATTTTCGATACTCGAGAGAGACCTCTTCATCTGAAG AAGCAACAATTCAGCTTTCAAAACTAGAAAAGGATCAATTCCTTTCTGATTCCAATAG GTCGAGAAACGTTCGGCTAGGCCTGAACATGTCTGCGAAGGCTGAATTAACTGCCAGGAGGACCGACGGCGAGCCCCAACTGATCGGAGAACCCACAGGGGAATTCTTCGACGTAGTCTTGATCTTCGGCATTATCGACATACTACAAGACTACGATATCAGTAAAAAGCTCGAGCACGCGTACAAGTCCATTCAGCATGATCCATCCTCCATATCCGCTGTCGATCCAAAGCAATACTCGAGGCGTTTTCGAGATTTTGTATACAGAGCTTTCCAAGAGGACAATACTTAG
- the LOC122053603 gene encoding phosphatidylinositol 4-phosphate 5-kinase 6-like isoform X1, with translation MYKEHRRQQNIAKSWESAVRKAQQVYQAGSRRRVCQVSPMSADDDSASTSSRGWGDDSSIAASTETEEEELYRAELVLPSGDYYSGQWSGGVPHGAGKLLWTDGCMYEGEWRRGKITGRGKFSWPSGSTYEGEFKAGFMDGFGIFTGASSDTYWGNWSMNLKHGHGKKSYSNGDYYDGEWRSGLQDGHGRYVWSSGAEYVGQWVAGLIHNRGTLISANGSRYDGGWEDGCPKGNGSYWWPDGSLYVGVWTKDDAGIQQGVYHPSSTATTPTARDPQEAFSADLRECKIAPGESVSVLPSQKVLNWSDVEMWRPSSSSSDRPQRRASVDISGHGGAPRRSNGRTHTVIGEIPLDVAKDDIASSRLHETEAKLASRPPRRSWAPPRPPKKQGETITKGHKNYELMLNLQLGIRHAVGKQGHTQAELKSSAFDPKEKVWTKFPSEGSKHTPPHQSCEFKWKDYCPLVFRTLCRLFKVDPADYMLSLCGNDALRELSSPGKSGSFFYLTNDDKYMIKTMKKSEVKVLLRMLPAYYSYVRKFEKSLVTKFFGLHCVKLTGAAQKKVRFVIMENLFCSEFAIHRRFDLKGSSHGRMTSKPESEINENTTLKDLDLNFIFRLHRSWFQEFQRQIDRDCEFLEQERIMDYSLLVGVHFRYSRETSSSEGGDNKREATIQLSKLEKDQFLSDSNRSRNVRLGLNMSAKAELTARRTDGEPQLIGEPTGEFFDVVLIFGIIDILQDYDISKKLEHAYKSIQHDPSSISAVDPKQYSRRFRDFVYRAFQEDNT, from the exons ATGTACAAAGAGCACCGGCGGCAGCAGAACATCGCCAAGTCGTGGGAGTCAGCGGTCCGCAAAGCGCAGCAGGTGTACCAGGCCGGCAGCCGGCGCCGGGTCTGCCAGGTGTCCCCCATGTCCGCAGACGACGACTCTGCATCCACCTCCTCCCGCGGCTGGGGTGATGACTCCTCGATTGCGGCGTCGACGGAGACGGAGGAGGAGGAGCTCTACCGAGCCGAGCTCGTCCTCCCCAGCGGCGACTACTACTCCGGCCAGTGGTCCGGCGGCGTCCCCCACGGCGCTGGCAAGCTCCTCTGGACCGACGGGTGTATGTACGAGGGCGAGTGGCGGCGCGGGAAAATCACCGGCCGCGGGAAGTTCTCCTGGCCGTCGGGGTCGACCTACGAGGGGGAGTTCAAGGCCGGATTCATGGACGGCTTCGGCATCTTCACCGGCGCCAGCAGCGACACCTACTGGGGCAACTGGTCCATGAACCTCAAGCACGGACACGGCAAGAAATCCTATTCCAACGGGGACTACTACGACGGCGAGTGGCGCTCCGGCCTCCAGGACGGCCACGGCCGGTACGTGTGGAGCAGCGGGGCGGAGTACGTAGGGCAGTGGGTGGCCGGCCTCATCCACAACCGCGGTACCCTCATCTCCGCCAATGGCAGCCGGTACGACGGCGGGTGGGAAGACGGGTGTCCCAAGGGCAACGGCAGCTACTGGTGGCCAGATGGCAGCCTCTACGTCGGAGTATGGACCAAGGACGACGCCGGAATCCAGCAGGGCGTGTACCACCCATCGTCGACGGCGACCACCCCCACCGCCCGGGACCCACAGGAAGCCTTCTCGGCCGACCTCCGCGAGTGCAAGATCGCTCCGGGGGAGAGCGTGTCCGTGCTCCCCTCACAGAAGGTCCTCAACTGGTCGGACGTCGAGATGTGGCggccgtcgtcgtcgtcgtcggacCGCCCGCAAAGGCGGGCGTCAGTGGACATCAGCGGCCACGGCGGGGCGCCCAGAAGGTCCAACGGGAGGACCCATACCGTCATCGGGGAGATCCCGTTGGACgtcgcgaaggatgacattgccAGCTCCCGGCTGCATGAGACAGAGGCCAAACTAGCTTCCCGGCCGCCGCGCAGGTCGTGGGCGCCGCCGAGGCCGCCGAAGAAGCAAGGAGAGACCATCACCAAAGGCCACAAGAACTACGAGCTCATGCTCAATCTCCAACTCGGCATCAG ACATGCAGTAGGCAAACAAGGCCACACTCAAGCCGAGCTGAAATCGTCGGCCTTCGATCCGAAAGAGAAAGTGTGGACCAAGTTTCCATCTGAAGGATCAAAGCACACACCTCCACATCAATCTTGTGAATTCAAGTGGAAAGACTACTGCCCTTTGGTGTTCAG GACACTTTGCAGGCTGTTCAAAGTAGATCCAGCTGATTATATGTTGTCTCTCTGCGGAAACGATGCACTCAGAGAACTCTCATCTCCTGGGAAGAGTGGAAGTTTCTTCTACTTGACTAACGATGACAAATACATGATCAAGACAATGAAGAAATCTGAAGTAAAA GTCCTTTTGAGAATGCTCCCGGCGTACTACAGCTACGTGAGGAAATTCGAGAAGAGTTTGGTGACCAAGTTTTTTGGCCTTCACTGTGTGAAGTTAACTGGGGCTGCACAGAAGAAG GTCCGTTTCGTTATCATGGAGAACTTGTTTTGCTCCGAGTTTGCCATTCATAGGCGCTTCGACCTCAAAGGATCTTCCCATGGCCGCATGACCAGTAAGCCGGAGTCGGAGATCAACGAAAACACCACCTTAAAAGATCTCGATCTTAACTTCATTTTCCGACTACACCGATCTTGGTTTCAAGAGTTCCAAAG GCAAATTGACAGGGATTGTGAATTTCTTGAGCAAGAAAGGATCATGGATTACAGTCTCCTGGTCGGTGTCCATTTTCGATACTCGAGAGAGACCTCTTCATCTGAAG GTGGTGATAACAAAAGAGAAGCAACAATTCAGCTTTCAAAACTAGAAAAGGATCAATTCCTTTCTGATTCCAATAG GTCGAGAAACGTTCGGCTAGGCCTGAACATGTCTGCGAAGGCTGAATTAACTGCCAGGAGGACCGACGGCGAGCCCCAACTGATCGGAGAACCCACAGGGGAATTCTTCGACGTAGTCTTGATCTTCGGCATTATCGACATACTACAAGACTACGATATCAGTAAAAAGCTCGAGCACGCGTACAAGTCCATTCAGCATGATCCATCCTCCATATCCGCTGTCGATCCAAAGCAATACTCGAGGCGTTTTCGAGATTTTGTATACAGAGCTTTCCAAGAGGACAATACTTAG